The Arthrobacter sp. NicSoilC5 genome has a window encoding:
- a CDS encoding MFS transporter, with amino-acid sequence MTTPSKVDTLAGPSSRREERKVLAGTLVGTTIEWYDFFIFAQLTATLLSPLFLAPLNESNPGLAQILSFALIGISFLFRPLGAVIAGHLGDRLGRKAMLVFTLVMMGAATALIGMLPTYAQIGAWAPVLLILLRVIQGFSAGGEWGGAALMAVEHAPVNRRGLFGAYPQIGVPVGMILATGLLFFLNTGMSKEDFAAWGWRVPFLLSIVLIVVGYLIRRAVAESPVFQEMALRKKESKAPLGELVRNHKLPVLYSTLIFIGNNAAGYLLIAFFISYATKTLKMPTPQILLATTLASFGWLIFTLVGGWLSDRIGRVKTFLIGYAIVFAWMIPMFALIDTKDIMLYGLALFVLTIGLGLSYGPMSAMYAEMFPANVRYSGISIGYAFGAILGGAFAATIAETLLQSTKWTGSIGIYIMILCVISAVGVVLAKETKGRPLGVSSHH; translated from the coding sequence ATGACCACACCTTCCAAGGTGGATACGCTCGCCGGTCCCAGCAGCCGGCGGGAGGAGCGCAAGGTCCTCGCCGGCACCCTCGTCGGCACCACGATCGAGTGGTACGACTTCTTCATCTTTGCCCAGCTGACCGCAACGCTGCTGTCACCGCTGTTCCTGGCACCGCTGAACGAGTCCAACCCGGGCCTGGCGCAGATCCTTTCCTTTGCCCTCATCGGCATCAGCTTCCTGTTCCGCCCCCTCGGCGCAGTTATCGCCGGGCACCTGGGTGACCGCCTGGGGCGGAAGGCAATGCTGGTCTTCACCCTCGTGATGATGGGCGCGGCCACCGCCCTCATCGGCATGCTGCCCACCTACGCGCAGATCGGGGCCTGGGCCCCCGTGCTGCTGATCCTGCTGCGGGTTATCCAGGGCTTCTCGGCCGGCGGTGAATGGGGCGGAGCCGCCCTCATGGCCGTCGAGCATGCGCCGGTGAACCGGCGCGGCCTCTTCGGTGCCTACCCGCAGATCGGTGTGCCCGTGGGCATGATCCTCGCCACCGGCCTCCTGTTCTTCCTCAACACCGGCATGTCCAAGGAAGACTTCGCTGCCTGGGGCTGGCGTGTGCCGTTCCTGCTCTCCATCGTCCTGATCGTGGTGGGCTACCTCATCCGCCGCGCGGTCGCCGAGAGCCCGGTCTTCCAGGAGATGGCCCTGCGGAAGAAGGAAAGCAAAGCACCGCTGGGTGAGCTGGTCCGGAACCACAAGCTGCCCGTCCTGTACTCCACCCTGATCTTCATCGGCAACAATGCAGCGGGCTACCTGCTGATTGCGTTCTTCATCTCCTACGCCACCAAGACCCTGAAGATGCCCACACCGCAGATCCTCCTGGCCACCACACTGGCATCCTTCGGCTGGCTGATCTTCACCCTGGTGGGCGGATGGCTGTCGGACCGCATCGGCCGCGTCAAGACCTTCCTGATCGGCTACGCCATTGTCTTTGCGTGGATGATCCCCATGTTTGCCCTGATCGACACCAAGGACATCATGCTCTACGGCCTCGCCCTGTTCGTCCTGACGATCGGCCTGGGCCTGTCCTACGGACCCATGTCCGCCATGTACGCAGAGATGTTCCCCGCCAACGTCCGGTACTCCGGCATCTCCATCGGGTACGCCTTCGGCGCCATCCTGGGCGGCGCCTTCGCAGCAACCATCGCGGAGACCCTGCTGCAGTCCACCAAATGGACCGGTTCCATCGGTATCTACATCATGATCCTCTGCGTCATTTCCGCCGTCGGCGTGGTGCTGGCCAAGGAGACCAAGGGCCGCCCGCTCGGCGTCAGCAGCCACCACTGA
- a CDS encoding alpha/beta fold hydrolase translates to MSGRHTGQQQAHTVEGTDPQLYVAVHEPASDAGLRPVLLLHGFSSSSKLNWEDTGWVSALLDAGRRVITVDLPGHGRSGAPEDRDSYSPSKIRADLLQAAFDAGARPLHDGDPASGLDVVGYSLGSRLAWEFAATQPELVHRLVLGGPNDADPLAAFDLRAAQDYLADGTPINDESTAQLLKMALLLPSNNIFALLSLVEAIKAEPYDPSEAVPHVPMLLVVGDKDERAHTLPRLAELARSAGSMAEQLVLPGRNHTNAITSRAFKQAAISFLGV, encoded by the coding sequence ATGAGCGGCAGGCACACCGGACAGCAGCAGGCGCACACCGTTGAAGGGACCGACCCGCAGCTGTACGTGGCGGTCCATGAACCCGCCAGCGACGCCGGCCTCCGGCCGGTCCTGCTGCTGCACGGCTTTTCCTCCTCCTCCAAACTCAACTGGGAGGACACTGGCTGGGTGTCGGCCCTGCTTGACGCCGGCCGCCGGGTTATTACCGTTGACCTGCCGGGCCACGGCCGCAGCGGCGCGCCGGAGGACCGGGATTCCTACTCCCCCAGCAAAATCAGGGCGGACCTGCTCCAGGCAGCGTTCGACGCCGGAGCGCGCCCCCTGCACGACGGCGACCCTGCCAGCGGGCTGGACGTAGTGGGTTATTCCCTGGGGTCCCGGCTCGCGTGGGAGTTCGCCGCGACCCAGCCGGAGTTGGTGCACCGGCTGGTGCTCGGCGGGCCCAACGACGCCGACCCCCTGGCCGCATTCGACCTTCGGGCCGCCCAGGACTACCTGGCGGACGGCACGCCGATCAACGACGAATCCACCGCCCAGCTGCTCAAAATGGCCCTGCTGCTGCCGAGCAACAACATCTTCGCCCTGCTGTCCCTGGTGGAGGCCATCAAAGCGGAACCCTACGACCCCTCCGAAGCGGTACCCCACGTTCCCATGCTGCTGGTGGTGGGCGACAAGGACGAGCGGGCCCACACCCTGCCCAGGCTCGCCGAACTGGCCCGAAGTGCCGGCTCCATGGCCGAGCAACTGGTCCTGCCCGGCCGGAACCACACCAACGCCATCACCAGCAGGGCGTTCAAGCAGGCCGCCATTTCATTCCTGGGCGTTTAG
- a CDS encoding SMC family ATPase: protein MRIHHLRISAFGPFAGTEDIDFDRLSAHGLFLLNGPTGAGKTSVLDAICFALYGSVPGARQDGKRLRSDHAEPGQDPAVTCEFSAQGRRFEVTRSPAWEKPSTRGKNGFTVQQAKTLLRERVGGAWVEKSARNDEAGAEIMALLGMDREQFTRVVMLPQGDFAAFLRSKAADRLDLLQKLFGTQRFEALEQELSRQAAAAREDVAVLSGQLGILAARAETEAAPLQLPEEEAPPADDIPRRLDWLQASAAVRLAELTERAAAAEAVNQARRTEAEQEAARHERHRKLAAATARQKAVEAGAAQREQTSARLGRHRQAEVLHGQLQAVDAAAAKVRAAAAAAESAMTLLRLAAGDGGELAQLGSGPAESADASPGTAKDAWGSMPGAPEELGRLRSLLAVVEARLPDEDRFQELRKRHQGLTGRLGELELAVETLGRRTERLVAEREQLANGMDQLEARSVEAALRRKEAAAAAELLDVVRRHGTAIERRDRVKSRHGDSRENLLEAKRRWLDLREERLANAASELAAGLVAGEPCPVCGSGHHPGPADAGTGGPALAQDEERAHGLYEAAEAAHALVAADLAEAEQAVAVLAGQGGTTPVQEARSGAEEALAAAADAEQAAEELQDRRQRLDALDAALTQARATLSETEVELSRTAASLADLAEQIASLDTALTGLRGGHRSLERRLRALEEAVAVLDKAVEAQARLDMARLQAAEAQEHLELALPDAGFASADDARSQLLGPAELAALESAVRAAQDEAARVAGLFESEDIVLALDEAAGGFTADEERLAALRLDAATARNVAREADLAAGMAARCLASLKSIAAEYAALAGSSREPAERAQMLAGLADAAAGRGENTYRMSLTSYVLAARLEQVALAASERLVAMSDGRYLLQHTDAKAARGAKSGLGLEVVDQWTGFRRDTSTLSGGESFMASLSLALGLADVVQQESGGVEIETLFVDEGFGSLDDQSLEQVMDALEGLRDGGRVVGLVSHVAEMKQRIGTQLQVVKNRNGSTLRISESLDALL from the coding sequence GTGAGGATCCACCATCTGCGCATTTCGGCGTTCGGGCCCTTTGCCGGAACCGAGGACATCGATTTTGACCGGCTCAGCGCACACGGACTGTTCCTGCTGAACGGGCCCACCGGCGCCGGCAAAACCAGCGTGCTTGATGCCATCTGCTTTGCGCTCTACGGCTCCGTTCCGGGGGCACGGCAGGACGGCAAGCGGCTGCGCAGCGACCATGCCGAGCCCGGGCAGGACCCCGCCGTTACCTGTGAATTTTCCGCCCAGGGCCGCCGCTTCGAAGTGACCCGGTCCCCGGCGTGGGAGAAGCCCAGTACCCGCGGAAAGAACGGCTTCACGGTCCAGCAGGCCAAGACGCTGCTCCGCGAACGGGTGGGCGGGGCCTGGGTGGAGAAGTCTGCCCGCAACGATGAAGCGGGCGCGGAGATCATGGCCTTGTTGGGCATGGACCGCGAACAGTTCACCCGGGTGGTGATGCTGCCGCAGGGTGATTTCGCTGCCTTCCTTCGCTCCAAGGCTGCTGACCGGCTGGACCTGCTGCAGAAGCTTTTCGGTACCCAGAGGTTTGAAGCCCTGGAACAGGAACTGTCACGGCAGGCCGCCGCCGCGCGGGAGGACGTGGCCGTGCTGTCCGGCCAACTCGGCATCCTGGCCGCGCGTGCCGAAACCGAGGCCGCCCCGCTCCAGCTTCCCGAGGAGGAGGCGCCGCCGGCGGACGACATCCCCCGCCGCCTTGATTGGCTGCAGGCGTCTGCTGCCGTGCGCCTGGCGGAACTCACGGAGCGGGCCGCCGCCGCTGAGGCTGTGAACCAGGCGCGCCGCACAGAGGCTGAGCAGGAGGCTGCCCGCCATGAACGGCACCGCAAACTCGCAGCCGCGACAGCACGGCAAAAGGCCGTCGAGGCAGGGGCGGCGCAGCGGGAACAAACCAGCGCCCGGCTTGGGCGGCACCGCCAGGCAGAGGTTCTTCACGGGCAACTGCAGGCTGTGGACGCTGCAGCTGCCAAAGTCCGTGCCGCCGCCGCGGCCGCCGAATCAGCCATGACGTTGCTCCGCCTGGCCGCCGGGGACGGCGGCGAACTGGCCCAGCTCGGCAGTGGACCGGCAGAGAGTGCCGATGCCAGCCCCGGAACCGCAAAAGACGCCTGGGGGAGCATGCCGGGGGCTCCGGAGGAACTGGGCCGCCTGCGATCGCTGCTGGCCGTCGTCGAGGCACGGCTGCCCGACGAGGACAGGTTCCAGGAGCTGCGGAAGCGGCACCAAGGCCTCACCGGCAGGCTGGGTGAGCTGGAGCTCGCCGTGGAGACACTGGGCCGGCGCACCGAGCGCCTGGTGGCGGAACGCGAACAGCTGGCCAACGGCATGGACCAGCTGGAGGCCCGTTCGGTGGAAGCTGCGCTGCGGCGCAAGGAAGCTGCTGCGGCGGCGGAGCTGCTGGACGTCGTCCGGCGGCACGGGACAGCCATCGAACGCAGGGACCGGGTCAAGAGCCGCCACGGCGACTCGCGGGAGAACCTCCTCGAGGCCAAACGCCGCTGGCTGGACCTGCGGGAGGAACGGCTGGCCAACGCTGCATCGGAACTGGCAGCGGGGCTGGTTGCCGGGGAACCCTGCCCCGTCTGCGGAAGCGGACATCATCCCGGCCCGGCGGATGCGGGAACCGGAGGCCCGGCCCTGGCCCAGGATGAGGAACGGGCCCACGGTCTGTACGAAGCCGCCGAGGCAGCCCATGCCCTGGTCGCCGCAGACCTTGCCGAGGCAGAGCAGGCAGTGGCGGTCCTCGCCGGTCAAGGTGGGACTACCCCCGTGCAGGAGGCCCGCTCCGGCGCGGAGGAGGCCCTTGCTGCGGCGGCGGACGCCGAGCAGGCTGCGGAGGAGCTGCAGGACAGGCGGCAGCGGCTGGACGCCCTGGACGCCGCCCTTACCCAGGCGCGGGCCACGCTGTCCGAAACGGAAGTGGAGCTGTCCCGGACGGCAGCGTCCCTTGCCGACCTGGCCGAACAGATTGCGTCGCTGGACACGGCGCTTACCGGCCTCCGGGGCGGCCACCGCAGCCTGGAACGCCGGCTGCGGGCACTTGAGGAGGCCGTGGCTGTACTGGACAAAGCCGTCGAAGCGCAGGCGCGGCTGGATATGGCCCGGCTGCAGGCCGCCGAAGCACAGGAACACCTGGAACTGGCCCTGCCAGATGCCGGCTTCGCAAGCGCCGACGATGCCCGCAGCCAGCTCCTCGGGCCCGCTGAACTGGCAGCCCTCGAGTCCGCCGTCCGTGCAGCCCAGGACGAGGCAGCCCGCGTGGCAGGGCTGTTTGAGTCGGAGGACATTGTGCTCGCCCTGGACGAAGCCGCCGGCGGCTTCACAGCGGATGAGGAGCGGCTGGCGGCGCTGCGCCTGGACGCGGCGACAGCCAGGAATGTGGCGCGCGAAGCCGATCTGGCTGCCGGCATGGCTGCCCGCTGCCTGGCGTCGTTGAAGTCCATCGCCGCCGAATATGCAGCGCTGGCCGGCTCCTCGCGCGAGCCGGCGGAGCGTGCGCAGATGCTTGCCGGGTTGGCCGATGCCGCCGCTGGCCGGGGCGAAAACACTTACCGGATGAGCCTGACCAGCTACGTGCTGGCCGCGCGGCTGGAGCAGGTGGCCCTCGCGGCCTCCGAACGCCTGGTGGCCATGAGCGACGGCCGCTACCTTCTCCAGCACACTGACGCCAAGGCAGCCCGCGGAGCAAAGTCAGGGCTGGGCCTGGAAGTAGTGGACCAGTGGACGGGATTCCGCCGGGACACCTCCACGCTGTCCGGAGGCGAATCCTTCATGGCCTCCCTCTCGCTGGCCCTGGGGCTCGCGGACGTGGTCCAGCAGGAATCCGGAGGGGTGGAAATCGAAACCCTGTTCGTTGACGAGGGCTTCGGGAGCCTGGACGACCAGTCCCTGGAGCAAGTCATGGATGCCCTCGAAGGACTCCGCGACGGCGGGAGGGTCGTGGGACTGGTCAGCCACGTGGCCGAAATGAAACAGCGGATCGGCACCCAACTGCAGGTGGTCAAGAACCGCAACGGCTCAACCCTGCGGATCTCCGAAAGCCTCGACGCCCTCCTCTGA
- a CDS encoding IclR family transcriptional regulator, with translation MTPPAAAAGTGAAAHASPSQTLSRGIRALEILAAAPGPLTIAELADAMGVHRSVAYRILRTLEDHSLLVRDDAGRVQPGPGLAVLARGVSRNLQSAALPELTQLANSLNMTAFVAVWDHHDCITLVTVEPRHSGATVAQHPGTRHPINAGAPGIAIQSALSEEEWDRLATGVPYRPEAAEARRKGYSASHDEVIAGVSSLAAPVRVPGGRPAALAVVYIRSAHDPDAVGAAIAESAARIERQLA, from the coding sequence ATGACTCCTCCAGCAGCCGCAGCCGGGACGGGAGCGGCGGCACACGCTTCGCCGTCCCAGACCCTCTCGCGCGGCATCCGCGCCCTCGAAATCCTGGCAGCCGCCCCTGGCCCGCTGACCATCGCTGAGCTTGCCGATGCCATGGGTGTCCACCGGTCGGTGGCTTACCGGATCCTGCGCACCCTCGAAGACCATTCGCTGCTGGTGCGCGATGATGCCGGACGGGTCCAGCCGGGCCCCGGCCTGGCGGTCCTGGCACGGGGCGTGTCGCGCAACCTGCAGAGCGCCGCGTTGCCCGAACTTACCCAGCTGGCGAACTCCCTGAACATGACTGCATTCGTGGCGGTGTGGGACCACCATGACTGCATTACGCTCGTCACGGTCGAGCCGAGGCATTCCGGCGCAACCGTTGCCCAGCACCCGGGCACACGGCACCCCATCAATGCCGGCGCCCCCGGGATCGCCATCCAGTCCGCCCTCTCGGAGGAGGAATGGGACCGGTTGGCCACCGGCGTGCCGTACCGCCCGGAGGCTGCGGAGGCACGCCGGAAAGGCTACTCGGCCAGCCACGACGAGGTGATCGCCGGGGTCTCATCGCTGGCAGCACCGGTGCGGGTGCCGGGTGGGCGTCCGGCTGCACTTGCAGTGGTCTATATCCGTTCCGCCCATGATCCGGATGCCGTGGGAGCTGCCATCGCCGAAAGTGCGGCGAGGATCGAGCGCCAGCTGGCGTAA
- a CDS encoding amino acid permease, whose amino-acid sequence MTTKSGATTSATFPTKATAGHSMKPRQLTMMGLGSAIGAGLFLGSGAGVQAAGPAVLLSYLVAGTLIILVMWALGEMAAAHPTSGAFSVYAERALGRTAGATIGWLWWLQLVVVIAAEALGAAGLLFSVWPVVPVWALALLFMVVFTGINLAGVRNFGEFEFWFAILKVAVIVLFLAVGAALLLGLLPGVDSPGAENLTGNFAPQGLGGVAAALFVVIFAFGGTEIVSVAAAETEDPERSVGKAIRTVVWRILVFYIGSVFVIAAVLPATSKSLASPFAGVLDAARIPGASTAITLVAVVALLSALNANLYGASRMVYSLSQRGEAPRVLTRLNNAGVPLLAVAVSVAFGFIATVLELLFPERILPALFQLVGSTCLVVWGSALVSQLILRRRADRDGTALPLRMRGFPGLTILGLVLLGLIFAVGFSAEGSRIQLFSTFALIAGIALACAAGARLTARNRAANR is encoded by the coding sequence ATGACGACGAAGTCCGGCGCGACCACGTCCGCCACATTCCCCACCAAAGCCACAGCCGGCCACAGCATGAAGCCCCGGCAGCTCACCATGATGGGGCTGGGCAGCGCCATCGGCGCGGGGTTGTTCCTGGGATCCGGTGCCGGCGTCCAGGCGGCCGGTCCGGCAGTGCTCCTTTCCTACCTCGTTGCCGGAACGCTGATCATCCTGGTGATGTGGGCCCTGGGCGAGATGGCCGCTGCCCATCCCACCAGCGGGGCTTTTTCCGTGTACGCGGAGCGGGCGCTGGGCCGGACGGCAGGAGCCACCATCGGATGGCTGTGGTGGCTGCAGCTCGTGGTGGTGATTGCGGCCGAGGCCCTGGGTGCCGCCGGCCTGCTCTTCTCCGTCTGGCCCGTGGTGCCGGTCTGGGCGCTGGCGCTGTTGTTCATGGTGGTCTTCACCGGCATCAACCTGGCCGGCGTCCGGAACTTCGGTGAGTTCGAGTTCTGGTTCGCCATCCTCAAGGTGGCCGTCATCGTCCTGTTCCTGGCAGTCGGCGCCGCCCTGCTCCTGGGCCTGCTGCCCGGCGTCGACTCCCCCGGGGCGGAAAACCTGACCGGAAACTTCGCCCCCCAGGGCCTGGGTGGGGTTGCTGCGGCCCTGTTCGTGGTGATCTTCGCGTTCGGCGGGACGGAGATCGTCTCCGTGGCCGCGGCCGAAACCGAGGATCCCGAGCGCAGCGTCGGCAAGGCCATCCGGACCGTGGTGTGGCGAATCCTGGTGTTCTACATCGGCTCCGTCTTTGTCATTGCCGCCGTGCTTCCCGCCACGTCCAAGAGCCTTGCCTCGCCCTTCGCCGGCGTGCTGGACGCTGCCAGGATCCCCGGCGCCTCCACCGCCATCACCCTCGTGGCCGTCGTCGCACTCCTCTCGGCGCTGAACGCGAACCTCTACGGCGCCTCCCGCATGGTGTATTCGCTCTCGCAGCGGGGGGAGGCGCCCCGCGTCCTCACCCGGCTCAACAATGCCGGCGTGCCGCTGCTCGCGGTCGCAGTCTCCGTGGCCTTCGGTTTCATCGCCACGGTCCTGGAGCTGTTGTTCCCGGAACGGATCCTGCCGGCCCTCTTCCAGCTGGTGGGTTCCACGTGCCTGGTGGTGTGGGGCAGTGCCCTGGTCTCCCAGCTGATCCTGCGCCGGCGGGCAGACCGGGACGGCACCGCGCTGCCCCTGCGGATGCGGGGCTTCCCCGGCCTGACCATCCTGGGCCTGGTCCTGCTGGGACTCATCTTCGCCGTCGGTTTCAGCGCCGAGGGCAGCCGCATCCAGCTCTTCAGCACCTTCGCCCTGATCGCCGGAATTGCGCTGGCGTGCGCCGCCGGGGCCCGGCTGACCGCCAGGAACCGGGCCGCCAACAGGTAG
- a CDS encoding exonuclease SbcCD subunit D — protein MRLLHTSDWHLGRSFHGVGMLDAQRAFVDQLVAAVERDSVDVVLIAGDVYDRALPGVDVVHLLDDALVRLTAAGAKVVLTSGNHDSAIRLGFASRLLERGGVHLRTRVEDLDQPLLLPLGTDAAGKEATLALYGIPWLEPRMVAEQLGVETASHFEVTRAATGLIREDIARRAASGTVHSVVLAHTFASGGISSDSERDLSIGGVGAVPLDLFDGFSYTALGHLHGRQKLSGSVRYSGSPLAYSFSESTHQKGAWLVEIGPEGVASVAEVLWEAPRSLAVLRGPLEDLLGDPAHAWAETAYCQVTLTDSQRPTRAMERLRARFPDTLVLAFDPQGATAATEASYSSRLAGAPDDLAVCCGFLDHVRGRSADPAERTALAAALENVRLLEVSR, from the coding sequence ATGCGGTTACTTCACACCTCGGACTGGCACCTGGGCCGTTCCTTCCACGGCGTCGGAATGCTGGATGCCCAGCGGGCCTTCGTTGACCAGTTGGTGGCGGCGGTTGAGCGGGACAGCGTCGACGTCGTCCTGATCGCCGGCGACGTCTATGACCGGGCGCTCCCGGGCGTGGACGTGGTCCACCTTCTTGACGACGCCCTGGTCCGGCTCACTGCCGCAGGCGCGAAAGTGGTCCTCACCAGCGGCAACCACGACTCCGCCATCCGCCTGGGGTTCGCCTCCCGGCTGCTGGAACGTGGGGGAGTGCACCTGCGCACCAGGGTGGAGGACCTGGACCAGCCCCTGCTGCTGCCGCTGGGAACGGATGCGGCCGGGAAGGAGGCGACGCTGGCGCTCTACGGCATCCCGTGGCTTGAGCCCAGGATGGTCGCCGAACAGCTGGGGGTGGAAACGGCAAGCCATTTCGAGGTCACCCGCGCCGCGACCGGACTGATCCGGGAAGACATCGCCCGGCGCGCCGCGTCTGGCACCGTCCACTCAGTGGTCCTGGCCCATACCTTCGCCAGCGGAGGCATCAGTTCAGACAGCGAGCGGGACCTCAGCATTGGCGGCGTGGGAGCTGTTCCTTTGGACCTCTTCGACGGGTTCAGCTATACCGCGCTGGGCCACCTGCATGGCCGGCAGAAGCTGTCCGGTTCCGTCAGGTATTCGGGGTCGCCGCTGGCCTATTCCTTTTCGGAGTCCACGCACCAGAAGGGCGCCTGGCTGGTGGAGATCGGCCCGGAGGGCGTCGCGTCGGTGGCGGAAGTCCTCTGGGAGGCCCCGCGTTCGCTGGCCGTTCTCCGCGGACCGCTGGAGGATCTCCTGGGGGATCCGGCCCATGCATGGGCTGAAACCGCCTATTGCCAGGTCACCCTTACCGATTCCCAGCGCCCCACCCGTGCCATGGAACGGCTGCGCGCCAGGTTCCCTGACACGCTGGTCCTTGCCTTTGATCCCCAAGGCGCCACTGCCGCCACGGAGGCCAGCTACAGCAGCAGGCTCGCAGGCGCCCCGGACGACCTCGCCGTCTGCTGCGGGTTCCTGGACCACGTGCGGGGAAGGAGCGCTGACCCGGCGGAAAGGACCGCGCTCGCGGCCGCGCTGGAGAACGTCAGGCTCCTGGAGGTGTCGCGGTGA
- a CDS encoding NUDIX domain-containing protein translates to MDRVYYSSANVSERQAAPPSLAISTVIFALRPSESSGRPTLWLPLVRRIREPFKGLWALPGGPLSHDESLQSAAARNLQETTGLAPRYLEQLYAFGGLHRSPTQRVVSIVYWALVQPTEAALADESENVKWFRADRLGDLAFDHNAIVDYALWRLRNKLAYGSVAYHLLGEYFTLAQVREVYEAVLDRQLDPANFRRQLKSTPEIEETGEYLQGGKHRPPRLYRYTGRPGLDPDNRSTP, encoded by the coding sequence GTGGATCGGGTGTACTACAGTTCGGCGAACGTTTCCGAGCGGCAGGCCGCGCCGCCGTCGCTGGCCATCTCCACGGTGATCTTCGCGCTGCGGCCCAGCGAGTCCTCAGGCCGGCCAACTTTGTGGCTTCCCCTCGTGCGCCGCATCCGGGAACCCTTCAAGGGGCTGTGGGCGCTGCCGGGCGGACCCCTCAGCCACGACGAGTCCCTCCAAAGCGCCGCCGCCAGGAACCTGCAGGAGACCACGGGCCTGGCGCCCCGCTACCTGGAGCAGCTGTACGCCTTCGGCGGCCTGCACCGCTCGCCCACCCAGCGCGTGGTCTCCATCGTCTACTGGGCCCTGGTCCAGCCCACGGAGGCAGCGCTCGCGGACGAATCCGAAAACGTGAAGTGGTTCCGGGCCGACCGCCTGGGTGACCTTGCCTTCGACCACAACGCCATCGTGGACTACGCCCTCTGGCGCCTCCGCAACAAGCTGGCCTACGGCTCGGTGGCCTACCACCTGCTGGGCGAGTACTTCACCCTGGCCCAGGTCCGCGAAGTCTACGAAGCCGTTTTGGACCGCCAGCTGGACCCGGCCAACTTCCGCCGCCAACTCAAATCGACCCCGGAAATCGAAGAAACCGGGGAATACCTCCAGGGCGGGAAGCACCGCCCGCCCCGCCTCTACCGCTACACCGGCCGGCCAGGCCTTGACCCAGACAACAGGAGCACACCATGA
- a CDS encoding MFS transporter, translated as MTEAAARGRFTRLPQLAGRGFIPLGLFARLPLAMLAMGTLTLATSASGSFAAGGAAAGAVGIGSALGAPVLGSLADRRGQRPVLLLAAVFNTVAVLALVLAAHTAGVSGGFLPAVLAAAFAAGATCPQVGPLARVRWMSLTADAGDPTASSGGAARDLDTALSYESTADEVTFVLGPALVGILASLVAPWLPLVLAAAMTIILVPLFAVHPTHRAVPASRPAAPGTRKDAAHGSKLPWTVALPVLAMACMGTFFGSTQAALSAFSAGLAGAEIAGLLYAVMGLSSAAAALSVAYWPRRAGLALRWVSCAVLMAGLAVLLLVPSSLPMMAAVLLVLGLPVGPVMVTVFAVGGKVAPAGRLGTVMTALASGIVAGTAIGSSVGGQLAQLQGAGAAFLVPVFAAAALAVLGAGTAVVLRRKA; from the coding sequence ATGACGGAAGCGGCAGCGCGGGGACGCTTTACCCGCCTTCCCCAACTGGCCGGCAGGGGTTTCATTCCCCTTGGCCTCTTTGCGCGGCTTCCCCTGGCCATGCTGGCCATGGGCACGCTCACCCTGGCCACATCCGCCAGCGGCTCCTTTGCGGCCGGTGGAGCCGCAGCAGGCGCCGTTGGTATCGGGTCCGCGTTGGGGGCTCCCGTGCTGGGATCCCTTGCGGACAGGCGGGGACAGCGGCCGGTCCTGTTGCTGGCGGCCGTATTCAACACAGTGGCCGTGCTGGCCCTGGTCCTCGCCGCCCATACCGCTGGCGTTTCGGGCGGTTTCCTGCCCGCTGTCCTTGCGGCTGCCTTCGCGGCCGGTGCCACCTGCCCACAGGTTGGGCCCCTGGCCCGGGTCAGGTGGATGTCGCTCACGGCCGACGCCGGAGATCCAACGGCATCATCCGGTGGGGCTGCCCGTGACCTGGACACAGCGCTTTCCTACGAGAGTACGGCCGACGAGGTGACTTTTGTCCTGGGACCGGCCCTGGTGGGGATCCTGGCCAGCCTTGTGGCGCCGTGGCTTCCGCTGGTCCTGGCAGCGGCGATGACCATCATTTTGGTGCCTCTCTTCGCCGTTCATCCAACCCACCGGGCTGTCCCCGCCAGCCGGCCGGCGGCACCCGGGACCCGCAAGGATGCTGCGCACGGCAGTAAGCTGCCGTGGACCGTGGCACTGCCCGTCCTTGCCATGGCCTGCATGGGCACATTCTTTGGTTCCACCCAGGCCGCCCTGAGCGCCTTCTCTGCCGGGCTTGCCGGCGCGGAAATCGCCGGGCTGCTGTATGCCGTCATGGGCCTCAGTTCCGCCGCCGCGGCGCTCTCGGTTGCATACTGGCCGCGCCGTGCGGGACTGGCGCTGCGCTGGGTGTCCTGCGCGGTCCTGATGGCAGGTCTCGCGGTCCTGCTGCTGGTACCGTCATCGCTGCCCATGATGGCGGCAGTCCTGCTGGTCCTGGGACTCCCGGTGGGTCCCGTCATGGTTACCGTCTTCGCCGTGGGCGGGAAAGTGGCACCCGCCGGCAGGCTCGGCACCGTGATGACTGCGCTGGCCAGCGGCATTGTCGCCGGTACAGCCATCGGGTCCTCTGTTGGGGGACAGCTGGCCCAGCTCCAGGGGGCCGGAGCCGCGTTCCTCGTCCCGGTCTTCGCGGCGGCGGCGCTGGCCGTGCTCGGCGCGGGAACCGCCGTCGTCCTCCGCCGCAAAGCCTGA